A stretch of the Poseidonibacter antarcticus genome encodes the following:
- a CDS encoding cupin domain-containing protein: MKKTNILENLEYNENKVLITPLMETEISKEIRIVFKKDQIMKEHKAGYPISVEIFEGEIDFGVDGNIYNLIKGDIVVLEANVKHDLKANADSIVRLTLSKKDTVNRVKGVLKL; the protein is encoded by the coding sequence ATGAAAAAAACAAATATATTAGAAAATTTAGAATACAATGAAAATAAAGTATTAATTACACCTTTAATGGAAACAGAAATATCAAAAGAGATAAGAATAGTTTTTAAAAAAGACCAAATAATGAAAGAGCACAAAGCTGGATATCCTATTAGTGTAGAAATATTTGAAGGTGAAATTGATTTTGGTGTTGATGGTAATATTTATAATCTAATAAAAGGTGATATTGTAGTTTTAGAAGCAAATGTAAAACATGATTTAAAAGCAAATGCTGACTCAATAGTACGCCTTACTTTATCTAAAAAAGACACTGTAAATAGAGTTAAAGGAGTACTAAAACTTTAA
- a CDS encoding response regulator transcription factor gives MKTKLLLLEDDLTLNETVVEYFEDEGYEVVSVYDGEDALSAIYENSFDLLLLDVNVPKINGFEVLKTIRNEGNTTPAIYITSLNSMDSLEKGFESGCDDYIRKPFALKELLIRVQTIIKREFSVKNKLIVIDKNITFDSKSNELLCNGEVVKLNFKELKLLKFFLQNPNELLVHDRIYDYVWEYDEEYSDNSLRTYIKNLRKVLGKEKIVSLKKLGYRFNQERG, from the coding sequence ATGAAAACAAAATTATTATTACTAGAAGATGATCTTACTTTAAATGAAACTGTTGTTGAATATTTTGAAGATGAAGGTTATGAAGTAGTTTCAGTTTATGATGGAGAAGATGCTCTTTCTGCTATTTATGAAAATAGTTTTGATTTATTGCTTTTAGATGTAAATGTTCCTAAAATAAATGGTTTTGAAGTTTTAAAAACTATTAGAAATGAAGGTAACACAACTCCTGCTATTTATATTACATCATTAAACTCAATGGATTCTTTAGAAAAAGGGTTTGAAAGCGGTTGTGATGATTATATTAGAAAACCTTTTGCATTAAAAGAACTTTTAATTAGAGTCCAAACAATAATCAAAAGAGAATTTTCTGTAAAAAATAAACTAATAGTAATTGATAAAAATATTACTTTTGATTCTAAATCAAATGAACTACTTTGTAATGGTGAAGTTGTTAAACTCAATTTTAAAGAGTTGAAACTTTTAAAGTTTTTTTTACAAAATCCAAATGAACTTTTAGTTCATGATAGAATTTATGATTATGTTTGGGAATATGATGAAGAGTATAGTGACAATTCATTAAGAACATATATTAAAAATCTTAGAAAAGTATTAGGAAAAGAAAAAATTGTTAGTCTTAAAAAGCTTGGATATCGATTTAACCAAGAGCGAGGCTAG
- a CDS encoding peroxiredoxin, with translation MLVTKKAPDFTATAVLADGQIVSDFNLYENIGEKGAVLFFWPLDFTFVCPSEIIAFSKRVEDFAERGIQVIGCSIDSQFSHFAWRETAVEAGGIGRVKFPMVADLNKQIAKDYDVLLNESVALRGSFLIDADGTVRHSTINDLPLGRNIDEMIRMVDTMLFTNEHGEVCPAGWAKGDEGMKASTEGVAEYLGKHEGDL, from the coding sequence ATGTTAGTAACAAAAAAAGCTCCAGATTTCACAGCAACAGCTGTACTTGCAGATGGTCAAATAGTATCAGATTTTAATTTATACGAAAACATTGGTGAAAAAGGTGCAGTATTATTTTTCTGGCCATTAGATTTTACATTTGTTTGTCCATCAGAAATCATTGCATTCTCAAAAAGAGTTGAAGACTTCGCTGAGCGTGGAATTCAAGTAATTGGTTGTTCAATTGATTCTCAATTTTCTCACTTTGCATGGAGAGAAACAGCAGTTGAAGCTGGTGGAATTGGAAGAGTTAAGTTCCCAATGGTTGCAGATTTAAATAAACAAATTGCAAAAGATTATGATGTATTATTAAATGAATCAGTAGCATTAAGAGGTTCTTTCTTAATTGATGCAGATGGAACTGTAAGACACTCAACTATTAATGATTTACCATTAGGTAGAAATATTGATGAAATGATTAGAATGGTAGATACAATGTTATTTACAAATGAACATGGTGAAGTTTGTCCTGCAGGATGGGCTAAAGGTGATGAAGGTATGAAAGCTTCAACTGAAGGTGTTGCTGAATACTTAGGTAAACACGAGGGTGATTTATAA
- a CDS encoding methyl-accepting chemotaxis protein gives MKNIKIQVKLAIGFGTLIAIIMVFGVYSIIELQTLSNLTQKMYKHPFTVSVAVRDVNLQIVSINNSMKDIALAKNQAEIQNAITKINSYEKETFKYFDILEKRFLGNKEKVNEARNTFTSWKTIRDEIISSIKKGDKKYATKISKEKDIAHINLLNKKVDYLKDFANTKGSSFNAMAQAEGKRALITTIIILFIAISFSLIIGLVIANCLTSSIKIFKEGLLDFFAYLNKETSSVKSIALNSKDEIGQMSKVVNKNIESIKKGIDEDNNLIEKAKLTISRVEKGWYSETIEATTSNSSLEDFKNRVNSMIRATKQHFIEVNTVLEEYSNYDYRNELKLNNIEKGGVLELLVTDINKLKDAITTMLIENKSNGLTLDESSNILLVNVDVLNTNSNLAATALEETAAALEEITSNVESTTNNVINMASHGNEVKNFVTNGQNLSNQTTKAMNEINTEVSAISDAISIIDKIAFQTNILSLNAAVEAATAGEAGKGFAVVAQEVRNLAGRSAEAANEIKILVEKANEKANNGKKISDEMINGYTQLNDSISKTLELISNVEIASKEQQKGIFQINDAITSLDQQTQENANIAFATDEVAKQTNLIAKLILTNANEKEFIGKDNLNRNN, from the coding sequence ATGAAAAACATAAAAATACAAGTAAAACTTGCAATTGGTTTTGGAACACTAATTGCTATTATTATGGTATTTGGAGTCTATTCCATAATTGAATTACAAACATTATCAAATTTAACACAAAAAATGTATAAACATCCATTTACAGTAAGTGTTGCAGTTAGAGATGTAAATCTTCAAATTGTATCAATAAACAATTCTATGAAAGATATCGCTTTAGCTAAAAATCAGGCAGAAATACAAAATGCAATTACTAAAATAAATAGTTATGAAAAAGAAACATTTAAATATTTTGATATTTTAGAAAAAAGATTTCTCGGTAATAAAGAAAAAGTTAATGAAGCAAGAAATACCTTTACATCATGGAAAACTATTCGTGATGAAATAATTAGTTCTATTAAGAAAGGTGATAAAAAATATGCTACAAAAATTTCAAAAGAAAAAGATATAGCTCATATAAATTTATTAAATAAAAAAGTTGATTATCTTAAAGATTTTGCAAACACTAAGGGTTCAAGTTTTAATGCTATGGCTCAAGCAGAAGGCAAAAGAGCTCTTATTACAACAATTATAATACTATTTATTGCAATTTCATTTTCACTAATCATAGGGTTAGTCATAGCCAACTGTTTAACAAGTTCTATAAAAATATTTAAAGAAGGATTATTAGATTTCTTTGCTTATTTAAATAAAGAAACTTCTTCTGTAAAAAGTATAGCCTTAAATTCAAAAGATGAAATAGGACAAATGTCAAAAGTTGTTAATAAGAATATTGAAAGTATTAAAAAAGGAATCGATGAAGATAATAATCTAATAGAAAAAGCTAAATTAACAATATCTAGAGTAGAAAAAGGTTGGTATAGTGAAACTATTGAAGCAACAACATCCAATTCATCATTAGAAGATTTTAAAAATAGAGTAAACTCTATGATTAGAGCAACTAAACAGCATTTTATAGAAGTAAATACTGTATTAGAAGAATATTCAAATTATGATTATAGAAATGAATTAAAATTGAACAATATTGAAAAAGGTGGAGTTCTTGAACTCTTAGTTACTGATATAAATAAGCTAAAAGATGCTATTACTACAATGTTAATAGAGAATAAATCAAACGGTTTAACCCTAGATGAAAGTTCTAATATATTATTAGTAAACGTAGATGTACTAAATACAAACTCAAATCTAGCTGCAACTGCCCTAGAAGAAACTGCTGCTGCTTTAGAAGAAATTACATCTAATGTAGAAAGTACTACAAATAATGTAATTAATATGGCATCACATGGTAATGAAGTAAAAAATTTCGTAACTAATGGTCAAAATCTATCAAATCAAACAACAAAAGCAATGAATGAAATAAATACAGAAGTAAGCGCAATAAGTGATGCAATTAGTATAATTGATAAAATTGCATTCCAAACAAATATACTTTCACTTAATGCAGCAGTTGAAGCAGCTACTGCAGGTGAGGCAGGAAAAGGTTTTGCAGTTGTTGCACAAGAAGTTAGAAACTTAGCTGGGAGATCAGCTGAAGCAGCAAATGAAATCAAAATATTAGTTGAAAAAGCAAATGAAAAAGCAAATAATGGTAAAAAAATATCCGATGAAATGATAAATGGGTATACACAATTAAATGACTCTATTTCTAAAACACTTGAGTTAATTTCAAATGTGGAAATAGCTTCTAAAGAACAACAAAAAGGAATATTCCAAATCAACGATGCTATTACATCTTTAGATCAACAAACACAAGAAAATGCTAATATCGCATTTGCTACTGATGAAGTAGCTAAACAGACAAATCTAATTGCTAAACTTATTCTTACAAATGCAAATGAAAAAGAATTTATTGGAAAAGATAATTTAAATAGAAATAATTAA
- a CDS encoding ABC transporter ATP-binding protein, producing the protein MNNHISFKYIFKLLLDNKKHLIIGQIITFIAILISIPIPLMLPILVDEVLLKKPAFFVNTINDTFGVGNAFYYIAIVTLVVIFLRLMHFIFTVAITKIFTYISKYVTYKLRVKILTHLKLVNMNEYESLGSGAISSNLVTDINTLDTFIISIASKFVASVLTLIAVAIVIIAIDPILGMMILFIQPIIMVLSKKISKKTGNLKKQENQAIEEFQDNVGETLDLFGQIKASNKEEYFFNKAIKKAKNIQITSNEYNYKSVAYERFSFTIFLIAFEIFRSSGLILVEYNSLSIGMMFAMFGYIWFIMTPVQDILSIQYSYASANAAINRINKILDLDIEKNGKEILCVKEKKVNISIKDLTFSYNGEKNILKNISLDIKSGDKVALIGASGSGKTTLAQIISAFYSKNSGDILYNNISIDKLNRQSLRENIFLVLQMPILFNNTLRFNITMGNENIDDKQIFDALKIAQLDDVVLKMTQGLDTIVGRHGIRLSGGQRQRLSIARMIIANPSVVIFDESTSALDVHTEAKLFIALEKFLKNKTVITIAHRLSTVKNANMIYVLEEGTIVQRGNHKELEEKEGHYLEFVRNQLI; encoded by the coding sequence ATGAACAATCACATATCATTTAAATATATTTTTAAACTTCTACTAGACAATAAAAAACACTTAATTATTGGTCAAATAATTACATTTATTGCTATTTTAATAAGTATTCCAATACCTTTAATGTTACCTATTTTAGTGGATGAAGTATTACTAAAAAAACCTGCTTTTTTTGTAAATACCATAAATGACACTTTTGGTGTAGGAAATGCATTTTATTATATTGCTATTGTAACTCTTGTCGTAATTTTTTTACGATTAATGCATTTCATTTTTACAGTTGCTATTACAAAAATCTTCACTTATATTTCAAAATATGTTACTTATAAATTAAGGGTAAAAATATTAACTCACTTAAAATTAGTAAATATGAATGAATATGAAAGCCTAGGATCTGGTGCTATTTCATCAAATCTTGTAACAGATATAAATACGCTTGATACTTTTATCATTTCAATAGCAAGTAAATTTGTTGCTTCTGTGTTAACACTAATTGCAGTTGCAATTGTAATAATTGCAATTGACCCAATATTAGGAATGATGATTTTATTTATTCAACCTATTATAATGGTTCTTTCAAAAAAAATATCTAAAAAAACTGGTAATTTGAAGAAACAAGAAAACCAAGCAATTGAAGAATTTCAAGATAATGTAGGAGAAACATTAGATTTATTTGGGCAAATAAAAGCTAGTAACAAAGAAGAATATTTTTTTAATAAAGCAATTAAAAAAGCAAAAAATATTCAAATAACATCAAATGAATATAACTATAAAAGTGTTGCTTATGAAAGATTCTCCTTTACAATATTCTTAATTGCTTTTGAAATATTTAGATCATCTGGACTTATTTTAGTTGAGTATAATAGTTTATCAATTGGTATGATGTTTGCAATGTTTGGTTATATTTGGTTTATTATGACACCTGTTCAAGATATATTATCAATACAATACTCATACGCAAGTGCAAATGCCGCAATTAATAGAATAAATAAAATTCTAGATTTAGATATAGAGAAAAATGGAAAAGAAATACTTTGTGTAAAAGAAAAAAAGGTAAATATTTCAATAAAAGATTTAACATTTTCATACAATGGAGAAAAAAATATATTAAAAAATATCTCATTAGATATAAAAAGTGGTGATAAAGTAGCACTAATTGGAGCAAGTGGTAGTGGGAAAACAACTTTAGCTCAAATAATATCAGCTTTTTATTCAAAAAATAGTGGTGATATTTTATATAACAATATAAGTATTGATAAATTAAATAGACAAAGTCTAAGAGAAAATATCTTTTTAGTACTTCAAATGCCAATACTTTTTAATAATACACTAAGATTTAATATCACAATGGGAAATGAAAATATAGATGATAAACAAATATTTGATGCACTAAAAATTGCTCAATTAGATGATGTTGTATTAAAAATGACTCAAGGACTAGACACAATAGTAGGACGCCATGGAATTAGATTAAGTGGAGGTCAAAGACAAAGACTATCAATTGCTCGAATGATTATAGCCAACCCAAGTGTTGTTATCTTTGATGAATCAACATCTGCACTTGACGTACATACAGAAGCAAAACTCTTTATAGCTTTAGAAAAGTTTCTAAAAAACAAAACTGTAATAACAATAGCACACAGATTAAGTACAGTTAAAAATGCTAATATGATTTATGTTTTAGAAGAAGGTACAATTGTACAAAGAGGTAATCATAAAGAATTAGAAGAAAAAGAAGGGCATTATTTAGAGTTTGTTAGAAATCAATTGATTTAA
- a CDS encoding winged helix-turn-helix domain-containing protein, with protein sequence MKELKYLNILYISNNFTQDIAINYLNMSAKEFYISYNLDEASDILNDKKIDIIFSEYNITEYFKDIRNKNKKVQIIIATDLIEDSHLINGIHLELVKYLQIPITREDLIFSLKDCVHLHDSNKSNILDLKNNYVYDYYNQVLLKDEKIVLLSKKENDFFKLMIKKMNNTVSYEEIDKSIWEGSMTQDALRSVVKELRKKTYKELIKNISGIGYRFNLI encoded by the coding sequence ATGAAAGAATTAAAGTACTTAAATATATTATATATATCAAATAATTTCACACAAGATATTGCTATAAACTACTTGAATATGAGTGCTAAAGAGTTTTATATTTCATATAATTTAGATGAAGCGTCAGATATTTTAAATGATAAAAAAATTGATATTATATTTTCAGAATATAATATCACTGAATATTTTAAAGACATTAGAAATAAAAATAAAAAAGTTCAAATTATTATTGCTACGGATTTAATAGAAGATTCACATTTAATTAATGGAATACATTTAGAACTTGTTAAGTATTTGCAAATACCTATAACAAGGGAAGATTTAATTTTCTCATTAAAAGATTGTGTGCATTTACATGATTCAAATAAATCAAATATATTAGATTTAAAAAATAATTATGTTTACGATTATTATAATCAGGTTTTATTAAAAGATGAAAAAATTGTTTTATTATCAAAAAAAGAAAATGACTTTTTTAAACTTATGATAAAAAAAATGAACAATACAGTTTCATATGAAGAAATTGATAAAAGCATTTGGGAAGGTTCAATGACTCAAGATGCATTAAGATCTGTCGTAAAAGAACTAAGAAAAAAAACATATAAAGAATTAATAAAAAATATCTCAGGTATTGGCTATAGATTTAATTTAATTTAA
- the trxA gene encoding thioredoxin: MSKYIELTNENFDENVNEGVALVDFWAPWCGPCRMLAPVIEQLAEDFDGKAKICKVNSDEQTDLATKYGVRSLPTMLFMKDGKIVDQLIGASPKQAIADKINSLL, from the coding sequence ATGAGTAAATATATTGAATTAACAAACGAAAATTTTGATGAAAATGTAAACGAGGGTGTTGCACTTGTAGACTTTTGGGCTCCATGGTGTGGACCTTGTAGAATGCTAGCTCCTGTAATTGAACAATTAGCAGAAGATTTTGATGGTAAAGCAAAAATTTGTAAAGTAAACTCTGATGAACAAACAGATTTAGCTACAAAATATGGTGTAAGATCATTACCAACTATGCTTTTTATGAAAGATGGTAAAATTGTAGATCAACTAATAGGTGCTTCACCTAAACAAGCAATTGCTGATAAAATAAATTCTTTATTATAG
- a CDS encoding 3'-5' exonuclease, which produces MIILDFETNSQNIGDVIEVAAVKLKKIKDKYELVDKFHRYYLSRYSVNPYSYEVHKLTPELILAHRKDKTYSSYFTEDLDFVQFCEDSDTLVAHNISFELRHLDRMVKFQNHFCTMKENKNIVKAINKNGNIKNPKLDETCIFYNIDFDDVQYHSATYDVSKTYEILKCMKVI; this is translated from the coding sequence ATGATAATTTTAGATTTTGAAACAAATTCACAAAATATTGGTGATGTAATAGAAGTAGCAGCTGTTAAACTAAAAAAAATAAAAGATAAATATGAACTTGTAGATAAATTTCATAGATATTATCTTTCAAGATACAGTGTAAACCCTTATTCTTATGAAGTTCATAAATTAACACCTGAGTTAATTTTAGCACATAGAAAAGATAAAACTTATTCTTCATATTTTACAGAAGATTTAGATTTTGTACAGTTTTGTGAAGATAGTGATACTTTAGTTGCTCATAATATCTCTTTTGAATTAAGACACCTAGATAGAATGGTTAAATTTCAAAATCATTTTTGTACAATGAAAGAAAACAAAAATATTGTAAAAGCTATAAATAAAAATGGGAATATTAAAAATCCTAAATTAGATGAAACTTGTATTTTTTATAATATTGATTTTGATGATGTGCAATATCATAGTGCTACTTATGATGTTTCTAAAACTTATGAAATATTAAAATGTATGAAGGTTATTTAA
- a CDS encoding sensor histidine kinase — protein sequence MLQEKRDALQEYSNDLIFKLKDLHVNFDKYKYYPRDEKFNSAIFDSDKKLIFSTLKSKAVNFEKVAYISNEMIHFIKEPESYYLGSKYVIIEVPDDNVWFIKVKKDIITYSLIAFSFMFMIGYFISKLFLKPMRDALHLLDRFIKDTTHELNTPISAIITNIEMIDKDTLDEKLARKINRIDIGAKTISNIYEDLTFLTLDNKIISQNEELNLTNILKQRVEYFKSLATIKKINFILNLENNIYLNCDAKKISKLIDNLISNAIKYNKIAGSITICLNENNFSIEDTGKGMNKENLSNLFERYSRFDNSVGGFGIGLNIVSLIAKEYNLEIDVKSEIDKGTKIEVKW from the coding sequence ATGCTACAAGAAAAACGAGATGCACTTCAAGAGTATTCAAATGATTTAATTTTTAAATTAAAAGATTTACATGTAAATTTTGATAAATATAAATATTATCCTAGAGATGAAAAGTTCAATTCTGCTATTTTTGATAGCGATAAAAAATTAATATTTTCTACTTTAAAATCTAAAGCAGTAAATTTTGAAAAAGTTGCTTATATTTCAAATGAAATGATTCATTTTATTAAAGAGCCAGAATCTTATTATTTAGGATCAAAATATGTAATTATTGAAGTTCCAGATGATAATGTATGGTTTATAAAAGTTAAAAAAGATATTATTACTTATTCTTTAATTGCCTTTAGTTTTATGTTTATGATTGGTTATTTTATCTCAAAATTATTTTTAAAACCAATGCGTGATGCACTTCATTTATTAGATAGATTTATAAAAGATACTACTCATGAATTAAATACACCAATTTCTGCAATTATTACAAATATAGAAATGATTGATAAAGATACATTAGATGAGAAGTTGGCTAGAAAGATTAATCGTATTGATATTGGAGCTAAAACAATTTCTAATATTTATGAAGATTTAACATTTCTTACTTTGGATAATAAAATAATTTCACAAAATGAAGAATTAAATTTGACAAATATTTTAAAGCAAAGGGTAGAATATTTTAAAAGTTTAGCAACCATCAAAAAGATAAATTTTATTCTTAACTTAGAAAATAATATATATTTAAATTGTGATGCTAAGAAAATATCAAAATTAATAGATAATTTAATTTCAAATGCAATTAAATATAATAAGATAGCTGGGAGTATAACCATTTGTTTAAATGAGAATAATTTTAGTATAGAAGATACAGGAAAAGGAATGAACAAAGAAAACTTATCAAACTTATTTGAAAGATACTCACGCTTTGACAATAGTGTAGGAGGCTTTGGTATAGGACTTAATATTGTATCTTTGATAGCAAAAGAGTATAACTTAGAAATTGATGTAAAATCAGAAATTGATAAAGGAACTAAAATAGAGGTGAAATGGTGA
- a CDS encoding enoyl-CoA hydratase-related protein, with the protein MEYKYILVEEKNNCVGVITLNRPKEWNALSSSLIIEVSNAIKKFEEDKKIGAIVLTGGNKVFAAGADIKELVTLDFASAYNNEFITKEWKGLENHSKPIIAAVCGVALGGGCELSLLCDIVICDETAKFGQPEVKIGTMPGIGGTQRLTRAVGKSKAMLMCLTGEMIDAQEARDYGLVAKISEEGNVIDDAIQIATNIALMSQPIVKLIKESIDNSYESSLQVGLKSERKSFYSTFSLEDKNEGMNAFIEKRKAIFKNK; encoded by the coding sequence ATGGAGTACAAATATATTTTAGTAGAAGAAAAAAATAATTGTGTTGGAGTAATTACTTTAAATAGACCTAAAGAATGGAATGCTTTATCATCTTCTTTGATAATTGAAGTTTCTAATGCAATTAAAAAGTTTGAAGAAGATAAAAAAATTGGTGCAATTGTTTTAACAGGTGGAAATAAAGTATTTGCAGCTGGTGCAGATATTAAAGAACTAGTTACATTGGATTTTGCAAGTGCTTATAACAATGAATTTATTACAAAAGAATGGAAAGGATTAGAAAATCATTCAAAACCAATAATTGCAGCAGTTTGCGGTGTTGCACTTGGTGGAGGATGTGAACTATCTCTTTTATGTGATATTGTTATTTGTGATGAAACTGCAAAGTTTGGTCAACCTGAAGTTAAAATTGGAACAATGCCAGGTATTGGTGGAACACAGAGATTAACAAGAGCAGTTGGAAAATCAAAAGCTATGCTTATGTGTTTGACAGGAGAAATGATAGATGCACAAGAAGCTAGAGATTATGGACTTGTTGCAAAAATAAGTGAAGAAGGCAATGTAATTGATGATGCAATCCAAATTGCTACAAATATCGCTTTAATGAGCCAACCTATTGTAAAACTTATAAAAGAATCAATAGATAACTCTTATGAATCAAGTTTACAAGTAGGTTTAAAAAGTGAAAGGAAATCTTTTTATTCAACTTTTTCTCTAGAAGATAAAAATGAAGGTATGAATGCTTTTATTGAAAAAAGAAAAGCAATTTTTAAAAATAAATAA
- a CDS encoding glycine zipper 2TM domain-containing protein has translation MNKILLTILLCSTFAIAKQHTTYVKAYVTHSEPVYEYRQENDSYENNHYRSDYNDGYSNNYSNNNDIGLDTIVGGTIGVIIGNQIGKGNGKTAAKIVGGLLGASVANNSRYNDTYSNANYSRNYENNRYRKQHKNRRQKVLVGYKNYFIYKNREYYKFSNHRKNRIKITETISF, from the coding sequence ATGAATAAAATATTATTAACTATTTTACTATGCTCTACTTTTGCTATTGCTAAACAACATACAACTTATGTAAAAGCTTATGTAACACATTCTGAACCAGTTTATGAATATAGACAAGAAAATGATTCTTATGAAAATAATCATTATAGAAGCGATTACAATGATGGCTATTCAAATAATTATTCTAATAATAATGATATAGGTCTTGATACAATTGTAGGTGGAACTATAGGAGTTATTATTGGAAATCAAATTGGTAAAGGTAATGGTAAAACTGCTGCTAAAATTGTAGGAGGATTACTTGGTGCTTCTGTTGCTAATAATTCAAGATACAATGATACTTATTCTAATGCAAATTATTCAAGGAATTATGAGAATAATAGATATAGAAAACAACATAAAAATAGAAGACAGAAAGTTTTAGTAGGTTATAAAAATTATTTTATTTATAAAAATAGAGAATATTATAAATTTTCTAATCATAGAAAAAATAGAATTAAAATTACTGAAACAATAAGTTTTTAA
- a CDS encoding DUF1104 domain-containing protein — MKKIFILFFLMISFAFAKVDYSEMSTQELIAIMGYVKDENKKQFVQELNSRTSTMSEKEKTTYENNLQKLNK, encoded by the coding sequence ATGAAAAAGATTTTTATATTATTTTTTCTTATGATTAGTTTCGCTTTTGCAAAAGTGGATTATTCAGAAATGAGTACACAAGAATTAATTGCAATAATGGGCTATGTAAAAGATGAAAATAAAAAACAGTTTGTTCAAGAGTTGAATTCTAGGACATCAACAATGAGTGAGAAAGAGAAAACTACTTATGAAAACAATTTACAAAAGTTAAATAAATAA